One segment of Panulirus ornatus isolate Po-2019 chromosome 2, ASM3632096v1, whole genome shotgun sequence DNA contains the following:
- the LOC139753969 gene encoding PRADC1-like protein isoform X1 yields MKFVLRACVYIALQCSGEWRVSFLKCSDVDDYQLVAIMINQILPPSNMLWNILVFCIILQLIFHVNDGAHEEIFSNAVWNEATIFDFIEDDIFFEVIYPEKLSYTYRLRQAKNFGIPFNHVFKGIRLVLADPLECCSLPYNAPELQGAVALVSRGDCSFVSKAVKAEEAGALAVIVMDSNPENDELYIEMVDDNTNRKPKIPAAFLLGKSGYMIAKTLMEAHEAAAIINIPVNLTSVPFHKLNQPPWIIW; encoded by the exons ATGAAATTCgtgttgcgtgcgtgtgtttACATCGCTTTACAATGTAGTGGTGAATGGAGAGTTTCCTTCCTTAAATGTAGTGACGTCGATGATTATCAGTTGGTCGCGATAATGATAAACCAAATCCTTCCGCCGAGCAATATGCTGTGGAATATTCTGGTCTTCTGTATTATTCTTCAGCTGATATTTCATGTTAATGATGGCGCCCATGAGGAAATat ttTCAAATGCTGTATGGAATGAAGCTACCATATTTGATTTCATTGAAGATGATATCTTCTTTGAGGTAATCTATCCTGAGAAGCTAAGCTATACATATCGCCTACGTCAAGCAAAAAACTTTGGAATACCATTT AATCATGTATTTAAAGGAATACGACTTGTGTTAGCTGATCCTTTAGAATGTTGTTCACTGCCTTATAATGCACCAGAACTTCAAGGAGCTGTTGCCTTAGTCTCAAGAGG ggattGTTCATTTGTCAGCAAAGCAGTGAAAGCTGAAGAAGCTGGTGCACTTGCTGTTATTGTAATGGATAGCAATCCTGAAAATGATGAACTCTATATTGAGATGGTTGATGATAATACCAACCGAAAGCCAAAGATACCAGCAGCCTTTCTCTTAGGGAAAAGCGG GTATATGATTGCAAAAACCTTAATGGAAGCTCATGAAGCTGCAGCCATCATCAACATTCCAGTTAACCTAACTTCAGTTCCTTTTCATAAATTAAATCAACCTCCTTGGATAATTTGGTGA
- the LOC139753969 gene encoding PRADC1-like protein isoform X2, producing MFSHISTLSNAVWNEATIFDFIEDDIFFEVIYPEKLSYTYRLRQAKNFGIPFNHVFKGIRLVLADPLECCSLPYNAPELQGAVALVSRGDCSFVSKAVKAEEAGALAVIVMDSNPENDELYIEMVDDNTNRKPKIPAAFLLGKSGYMIAKTLMEAHEAAAIINIPVNLTSVPFHKLNQPPWIIW from the exons ATGTTCTCGCATATTTCTACTC ttTCAAATGCTGTATGGAATGAAGCTACCATATTTGATTTCATTGAAGATGATATCTTCTTTGAGGTAATCTATCCTGAGAAGCTAAGCTATACATATCGCCTACGTCAAGCAAAAAACTTTGGAATACCATTT AATCATGTATTTAAAGGAATACGACTTGTGTTAGCTGATCCTTTAGAATGTTGTTCACTGCCTTATAATGCACCAGAACTTCAAGGAGCTGTTGCCTTAGTCTCAAGAGG ggattGTTCATTTGTCAGCAAAGCAGTGAAAGCTGAAGAAGCTGGTGCACTTGCTGTTATTGTAATGGATAGCAATCCTGAAAATGATGAACTCTATATTGAGATGGTTGATGATAATACCAACCGAAAGCCAAAGATACCAGCAGCCTTTCTCTTAGGGAAAAGCGG GTATATGATTGCAAAAACCTTAATGGAAGCTCATGAAGCTGCAGCCATCATCAACATTCCAGTTAACCTAACTTCAGTTCCTTTTCATAAATTAAATCAACCTCCTTGGATAATTTGGTGA